One segment of Anopheles stephensi strain Indian chromosome 3, UCI_ANSTEP_V1.0, whole genome shotgun sequence DNA contains the following:
- the LOC118509545 gene encoding ATP-binding cassette sub-family A member 3-like, producing the protein MASTSRWSKFVLLLWKNWIIQKRHYIQTLFEILIPVLCCAMLIVVRGLVDPDQVLKPTIFERLPIGSLSDLEGAFPPVTFSLAYSPQNEVLEKLLQDAVDEEIRGRTVTLMPLANARELESRLMLSNYIGGIEFPDSYANVTELPQKLRYAVRLPGELRFTGWTFGNWRTNFMVVPFVQGLRNANQSDGGSPNYLREGFLALQAAISRTFIRRQNAQYALPDVSLQRFPYPPYYEDLVLVAMERLLPMIILISFFYTCINTVKFITIEKEKQLKEAMKIMGLPNWLHWTAWFVRCLILLLITISLLVFLISANLTSNTDLSVIEYADWTVLWFFFLTYILVTICFCFMMSVFFNKANTAAGIAGLMWFLFAIPFNIAVQNYDEMAMGTKMVSSLLSNTAMSFGIMNIIRLEANQVGLQWHNLFSAPSMGDDFSVGLVIVMFLVDALLYLGIALYFEQVMPGEFGVAKPWNFLFTRDFWKRNRIEDGPGMRQKMESSAYFEQEPNIDRAGVRIVNLRKVYGKKVAVEGLNLNMFDGQITVLLGHNGAGKTTTMSMLTGMFSPTAGTALVNGYDIRKDIEGVRFSLGLCPQHNVLFNELTVAEHFKFFAQLKGVPAEKTASEIEKYVTLLELTDKRNAQSHTLSGGMKRKLGVGIALCGGSKVVLLDEPTSGMDPSARRALWDLIQKEKVGRTVILSTHFMDEADVLGDRIAIMAEGKLRAIGSPFFLKKSLGAGYRLICVKEAHCDKQRVLGILRKYIPEVRIETDIGTELSFVLREDYLKVFKPMLEELEDRMGSCGISSYGISLTTMEEVFLRAGSDSHTTENSMANEGNGSIDMSEASDIYSLEGLTLLDGSKRLFQQIYAQYYKKFLTTVRSWITLSLQMLIPILFVLLSYLIYLNSSAGRDLPELKINFDGYTGSLTVLETAEGQESVTAAFRERFRREPPVHELVVTEEDMSTYILNKSSQDIATFNTRYWVGASLSSSVCTAWFNNKAYHSAPLAVNLIYNAILQSFCPDCELQVSNKPLPFRLDTQLQRLETGANAGFQLAFNTGFAMAFVSALFILFYIKERTTRAKLLQFVSGVNVTLFWTISYLWDYFVFVLSALCYIVTLAIIQQDGWSTFDQLGRVFLVLLFYAFSSLPVTYLFAYLFHVPATGFVKMMLLNVLSGTIFFTAVSLLRFDGIDLQDVADVLEWIFLFFPSFSLTQSMNALNMVGGREALCQRACEQITICTEELKCLLVPQCCGMSAFTFDQQTGINRNLLFFTGIGVVSFAIILLVDYRVMKKIFSRKPKSVDMSGDQGDIDSDVLDEKRRVAACSEGELASYNLVLKELSKSYGKFVAVNKLSVGVRHSECFGLLGINGAGKTSTFKMMTGDENITDGNAWVNGINLRTDMNRVHKHIGYCPQFDALLEDLTGRETLHIFALMRGVRRREINGVSLTLAEELNFTKHLDKRTKAYSGGNKRKLSTALALLGNPSVVYLDEPTTGMDPGAKRQFWNVICKIRNSGKSIVLTSHSMEECEALCTRLAIMVNGEFKCLGSTQHLKNKFSEGFLLTVKTKRSEPDAAERVKSFVTGQFVGAVLKEEYLDSLTFHIARTDQRWSAMFGLMEASKARLGIEDYALGQTTLEQVFLFFTKYQRIVD; encoded by the exons ATGGCGTCTACCTCGCGCTGGAGCAAGTTTGTGTTGCTCCTGTGGAAGAACTGGATCATCCAGAAGCGTCACTACATACAGACGCTGTTCGAGATCCTGATACCGGTGTTATGCTGTGCGATGTTAATAGTCGTCCGTGGGTTGGTCGACCCAGATCAGGTGTTGAAGCCAACGATCTTTGAGCGTTTACCAATAGGATCGCTTAGTGATCTTGAAGGTG CTTTTCCTCCCGTAACGTTCAGTTTGGCATACTCGCCACAAAATGAGGTACTTGAGAAGCTGCTACAGGACGCAGTGGATGAGGAGATTAGGGGCCGAACGGTGACACTGATGCCGTTGGCAAATGCGCGCGAACTGGAGAGTCGACTGATGCTGAGCAACTACATCGGAGGGATCGAGTTCCCGGACAGCTATGCC AATGTTACAGAGCTGCCTCAGAAGCTACGGTACGCCGTCCGTCTTCCGGGTGAGCTACGTTTCACCGGCTGGACGTTCGGTAATTGGCGCACCAACTTCATGGTCGTCCCGTTCGTGCAAGGGCTGCGAAACGCGAACCAATCGGACGGTGGCAGCCCGAACTATTTGCGTGAAGGGTTCCTCGCCCTTCAGGCGGCCATTTCGCGTACCTTCATCCGGCGGCAGAATGCCCAATACGCGCTGCCGGATGTGTCACTGCAG CGCTTTCCTTATCCACCGTACTACGAAGATTTGGTGCTGGTAGCGATGGAACGATTGCTGCCGATGATTATACTGATATCGTTCTTCTACACCTGCATCAACACGGTCAAGTTTATCACGATCGAGAAGGAGAAGCAGCTGAAGGAGGCGATGAAGATTATGGGCCTGCCGAACTGGCTGCACTGGACGGCGTGGTTCGTGCGGTGTCTCATCCTGCTGCTGATAACCATTTCGCTGCTAGTGTTTCTGATCAGT GCAAATCTAACATCAAACACCGACTTATCCGTCATCGAGTACGCCGACTGGACGGTGCTGTGGTTCTTCTTCCTCACCTACATTCTGGTGACGATCTGTTTCTGTTTCATGATGAGTGTCTTCTTCAACAAAG CGAACACTGCCGCTGGAATTGCCGGACTAATGTGGTTCCTGTTTGCCATCCCGTTCAACATTGCCGTGCAGAACTACGACGAGATGGCGATGGGCACGAAGATGGTTTCCAGCCTGCTCTCCAACACGGCCATGTCGTTCGGCATCATGAACATCATACGGCTCGAGGCGAACCAGGTCGGGTTGCAGTGGCACAATCTGTTCTCGGCCCCCTCGATGGGAGACGACTTCAGTGTGGGGCTGGTGATTGTAATGTTCCTGGTGGATGCGCTGCTCTATCTTGGCATCGCGCTCTACTTCGAGCAGGTAATGCCGGGCGAGTTCGGTGTAGCCAAACCGTGGAATTTCCTTTTCACGCGTGATTTCTGGAAGCGCAATCGGATCGAGGACGGGCCCGGTATGCGGCAGAAGATGGAAAGCTCGGCATACTTCGAGCAGGAACCGAACATCGACCGTGCCGGTGTGCGGATCGTGAATTTGCGCAAGGTGTACGGCAAGAAGGTGGCCGTCGAGGGACTAAATCTGAACATGTTCGATGGGCAGATAACGGTGCTGCTGGGACACAATGGGGCCGGCAAAACGACGACAATGTCCATGCTGACGGGAATGTTTTCCCCGACCGCCGGTACGGCACTGGTGAACGGGTACGACATACGGAAGGACATTGAGGGTGTACGGTTTTCGCTTGGGCTTTGTCCGCAGCATAACGTGCTGTTCAATGAGTTGACCGTGGCGGAGCATTTTAAGTTCTTCGCCCAGCTGAAGGGTGTACCGGCGGAAAAGACGGCGAGTGAAATTGAGAAGTATGTCACGCTGCTCGAACTGACCGACAAGCGGAACGCCCAGTCCCACACGCTGTCCGGTGGTATGAAGCGGAAGCTGGGCGTTGGGATTGCACTGTGCGGTGGTTCGAAGGTAGTGCTGCTCGATGAACCCACGTCCGGGATGGATCCGTCCGCTCGCCGTGCACTGTGGGATTTGATACAGAAGGAAAAGGTCGGCCGTACGGTTATCCTTTCCACGCACTTCATGGACGAGGCGGATGTGCTCGGCGACCGGATAGCGATAATGGCGGAGGGAAAGCTCCGAGCGATTGGGTCACCGTTTTTCCTGAAGAAAAGTTTGGGCGCCGGCTATCGGTTGATTTGTGTGAAGGAAGCGCACTGCGATAAGCAGCGGGTGTTGGGCATACTGCGGAAGTACATCCCGGAGGTGCGCATCGAAACGGACATCGGGACGGAGCTGTCGTTCGTGTTGCGTGAGGATTATCTGAAGGTGTTCAAGCCGATGCTGGAGGAGCTGGAGGATCGGATGGGTAGCTGCGGGatatcgagctacggcatctCGCTTACCACGATGGAGGAGGTGTTTTTACG CGCCGGAAGCGATTCACACACCACGGAGAACTCGATGGCGAATGAAGGCAATGGATCCATCGACATGAGTGAAGCTAGTGATATTT ACTCACTCGAAGGACTCACTCTGCTGGATGGCTCCAAACGGCTGTTCCAGCAAATTTATGCGCAGTATTACAAAAAGTTCCTCACGACTGTTCGAAGCTGGataacgctttcgcttcagatGCTGATACCCATCCTGTTTGTGCTCCTATCCTATCTGATCTACCTGAACTCGTCGGCCGGCCGTGATCTTCCCGAGCTGAAGATCAATTTCGATGGATATACCGGTTCCTTGACGGTGCTGGAAACGGCCGAGGGTCAAGAATCGGTTACCGCGGCTTTTCGCGAGAGGTTCCGCCGAGAACCTCCGGTGCATGAGCTGGTCGTGACTGAGGAAGACATGAGCACTTACATCCTGAACAAG TCATCGCAGGACATCGCAACATTCAACACCCGGTACTGGGTGGGAGCATCCCTGAGCAGTTCCGTCTGTACCGCGTGGTTCAACAACAAAGCCTACCACAGTGCCCCACTGGCCGTTAATCTGATCTACAACGCCATCCTTCAATCATTCTGTCCCGACTGTGAGCTGCAAGTCAGCAACAAACCCTTACCCTTCCGGCTGGACACCCAACTCCAGCGGCTGGAAACGGGAGCGAACGCCGGATTCCAGCTAGCGTTCAACACCGGCTTCGCGATGGCATTCGTTTCCGCCCTGTTTATCCTGTTCTACATCAAGGAACGTACAACGCGCGCCAAACTGTTGCAGTTCGTGAGTGGTGTAAACGTGACGCTGTTCTGGACCATCTCCTACCTGTGGGACTActttgtgtttgtgctgtcGGCGTTGTGTTACATCGTTACGCTGGCCATCATTCAGCAGGATGGTTGGAGCACGTTCGACCAGCTCGGACGAGTGTTTCTGGTGCTACTATTTTACGCCTTCTCGAGCCTGCCAGTGACGTATCTGTTCGCGTACCTGTTCCACGTGCCTGCTACCGGGTTCGTGAAGATGATGCTGTTGAATGTGCTGTCCGGGACAATCTTCTTCACCGCCGTCTCTCTGCTGCGGTTCGACGGAATCGATCTGCAGGATGTGGCGGACGTTCTCGAGTGGATCTTCCTGTTTTTCCCAAGTTTCTCCCTCACGCAGAGCATGAACGCACTGAACATGGTGGGCGGTCGGGAAGCACTGTGCCAGCGGGCCTGTGAGCAGATTACGATCTGCACGGAGGAGCTCAAGTGTTTGCTGGTGCCGCAGTGTTGTGGTATGAGTGCGTTTACCTTCGATCAGCAGACGGGCATCAATCGCAATCTGCTGTTCTTCACCGGCATCGGTGTGGTGTCGTTCGCGATCATCCTGCTCGTGGACTACCGTGTGATGAAGAAGATTTTCTCCCGCAAACCGAAGAGTGTTGACATGTCCGGTGATCAGGGTGACATTGATTCGGACGTGTTGGATGAGAAGCGCCGAGTCGCGGCCTGCAGTGAGGGAGAGCTGGCGTCCTACAATCTGGTGCTGAAGGAGCTCTCGAAGAGCTACGGCAAGTTTGTGGCAGTGAACAAGCTTTCGGTCGGTGTGCGTCACTCGGAATGTTTCGGACTGCTTGGCATCAATGGAGCGGGGAAAACGTCCACCTTCAAGATGATGACCGGTGACGAGAACATAACGGACGGTAATGCCTGGGTGAATGGTATCAATTTGCGTACGGATATGAATCGAGTGCACAAGCACATCGGCTACTGTCCGCAGTTTGACGCGCTGCTCGAGGATTTGACGGGCCGTGAAACGTTGCACATCTTCGCCCTGATGCGGGGCGTCCGGCGTCGGGAGATTAATGGTGTGTCACTTACGCTGGCGGAAGAGCTGAACTTTACGAAGCATCTGGACAAGCGCACGAAAGCGTACAGTGGAGGTAATAAGCGAAAGCTCAGCACGGCACTGGCGCTGCTTGGCAATCCGTCCGTGGTGTATCTGGACGAGCCGACCACGGGCATGGATCCGGGTGCGAAGCGACAGTTCTGGAACGTGATTTGCAAGATTCGCAATTCGGGCAAATCGATCGTGCTGACATCGCACAGTATGGAGGAGTGTGAGGCCCTGTGCACCCGGCTGGCCATCATGGTGAACGGAGAGTTCAAGTGTCTCGGCTCGACGCAACATCTGAAGAACAAATTCTCCGAAGGCTTTCTGCTCACGGTCAAGACGAAGCGATCCGAGCCGGATGCGGCCGAGCGGGTTAAATCGTTTGTCACCGGTCAATTTGTGGGTGCCGTGTTAAA GGAAGAGTACCTGGACTCGCTCACGTTCCACATCGCACGCACCGACCAACGGTGGTCGGCCATGTTTGGTTTGATGGAAGCATCAAAGGCACGGCTCGGCATCGAGGACTACGCTCTCGGGCAGACAACGCTCGAGCaggtgtttctgtttttcaccaaataTCAAAGAATCGTAGACTAA
- the LOC118509544 gene encoding ATP-binding cassette sub-family A member 3-like — MATSNWEKFVLLLWKNWILQKRHYIQTLFEILIPVLCCSILLLVRGLVDPEYIDRNSVFKPLETDRLTHLAKLAADKEFEFKIAYSPQNVLLEQIVQDAVRSLNVNDPEARLSYAGFADAREMESMLVESTFLAGVEFDDGWANLTAGDRLPDNVTFAVRFPAELRDDEFQFSNWVTNLLVVPFSPRLRNPELDDGGSPSYYSEGFLGVQGAISRALLAQRLPGVEMPPVHVQRYPYPPYYDDAILEALQQLLALIIVISFFYTCINTVKYITIEKEKQLKEAMKIMGLSNWLHWLAWFVKCLILLTVSLSLITILLCVPFSTAAIFENSEWTLVWFFFFVYSITTICFCFMISVFFSKANTAAGIAGLLWFVSQLPFNVSQQSYDEIGTGAKIAMCLLSNTGMSFAMFLTVRLEASAAGLRWSNLFEPATIDDGLSVGTVIVMLLVDAVLYLLIALYIEQIMPGEFGVAQPWYFPFTKEFWIRSRTASPRDTLFNREQQSAATESRYIEQDPAGYAGVEIKQLRKVYKGNKAAVDGLNLRMFENQISVLLGHNGAGKTTTMSMLTGVFSPTSGTALINGHDIRTDIDGVRSSLGLCPQHNVLFDEMTVDEHLKFFSRLKGVPAEAVSDEIDRYLKLLELVDKRNAQSQTLSGGMKRKLAVGMALCGGSKVVLLDEPTSGMDPSARRALWNLLQKEKQNRTMLLSTHFMDEADVLGDRIAIMAEGKLKAVGSPFFLKKTFGVGYRLICVKDARCDKERLLGILRRYIPDVKIDTDIGSELSFVLKEDYIDVFQRLLEDIEQQMTSCGITSYGISLTTMEEVFLKAGSDSFDETGTHTNGAVVETGSTEYALDRLHLLTGKELLLNQIQAQLLKKYLSTIRAWIPLVMMFVIPIFFVGMTFIITRSISAGKDLPALEITMDSYEKAITVLESTNGDPQRVEAFQNMFAARELITITEDMTEYVVRKSIEDIATVNTRYFVGATIAAGSSYVGWFNNKAYHTAPLALNLIYNAILQAQCTECRLHVVNKPLPYRLDTQLKKLNTGLNAGFQLAFNTGFAMAFVSALYIMFYIKEHTSRAKLLQFVSGTNVTLFWLLAFIWDYTLFVLNSLVYIATVAIFQEEGWSTFEELGRAFLLLLFFGFATIPVTYMFSFLFSVSATGFVRMMFLNVLSGAIFFTAVNILKFDGIDLNDVADGLEWVFMFFPNFVLSHGLNNLNAASSTESFCRRACDLLGPQCVVNDLCLVEARCCDLEVFSFGKVGIVRNLLFCLLIGCVCFSLLFMLEYGVLQRLFRRKPKVTPSGALGPVNAEQDSDVLDEKRRIQNLNRKDIDAHNLVLRDVTKYYGNFQAVNNLSIGINHSECFGLLGINGAGKTTTFKMMTGDEEISSGDAWVKGISLRGDMNRAHRQIGYCPQFDALLEDLTGRETLRIFALLRGVRSQEVKNVSYILSEELNFAKHLDKRTKAYSGGNKRKLSTALALLGNPSVVYLDEPTTGMDPGAKRQFWDVICKVRSTGKSIVLTSHSMEECEALCTRLAIMVNGEFKCLGSTQHLKNKFSKGFLLTVKVARGTSDAQQKRVAGVKDFVMSRFTGAMLKEEYEDSLTFHIPVTDLKWSQMFGLMESSKEALEIEDYALGQTSLEQVFLFFTKYQRVTE, encoded by the exons ATGGCAACCAGCAACTGGGAGAAGTTTGTGCTTCTCCTGTGGAAGAACTGGATCCTCCAGAAGCGCCACTACATACAGACGCTGTTCGAAATACTGATACCGGTGCTATGCTGCTCCATACTGCTGCTCGTCCGTGGACTAGTCGATCCGGAGTATATCGATCGCAACTCGGTGTTTAAACCGCTGGAAACCGATCGGCTTACGCACCTGGCAAAGCTGGCGGCGGACAAGGAGTTCGAGTTTAAGATAGCCTACTCGCCACAGAACGTATTGCTCGAACAGATCGTCCAGGATGCGGTACGGTCGCTGAACGTGAACGATCCCGAGGCACGGCTGTCCTATGCCGGGTTTGCTGATGCGCGAGAGATGGAGAGTATGCTGGTGGAGTCGACGTTTTTGGCAGGCGTAGAGTTTGACGATGGCTGGGCCAATTTGACGGCAGGAGACAGACTGCCGGATAACGTTACGTTTGCCGTCCGATTCCCGGCCGAGCTGCGGGACGATGAGTTCCAGTTTTCGAACTGGGTAACAAACTTGCTCGTGGTACCGTTCTCACCGAGGCTGCGAAACCCGGAGCTGGACGACGGTGGTTCGCCAAGCTATTACAGCGAAGGATTCCTTGGAGTGCAGGGAGCAATCTCGAGAGCGTTGCTAGCACAGCGCCTCCCTGGCGTCGAGATGCCACCGGTACACGTGCAGAGATATCCGTACCCGCCGTACTACGATGATGCGATCCTGGAAGCgttgcagcagctgctggcgCTCATCATCGTCATATCGTTCTTCTACACCTGCATCAACACGGTCAAATACATCACGATCGAGAAGGAGAAGCAGCTGAAGGAAGCGATGAAGATTATGGGACTGTCGAACTGGCTGCACTGGTTGGCTTGGTTCGTGAAGTGTCTCATCCTGCTGACGGTTTCGCTGTCACTCATCACGATTTTGCTCTGT GTCCCCTTCAGCACTGCGGCCATCTTTGAAAACTCCGAGTGGACGCTGGTctggttcttctttttcgtgtACAGCATCACCACGATCTGTTTCTGCTTCATGATCAGTGTGTTCTTTAGCAAAGCGAACACAGCGGCCGGTATTGCGGGGCTGCTGTGGTTCGTCTCACAGCTTCCGTTCAACGTGAGCCAACAGAGCTACGACGAGATAGGAACGGGTGCGAAGATAGCCATGTGTCTGCTGTCCAATACGGGCATGTCGTTTGCCATGTTTCTGACCGTACGTCTTGAAGCGTCAGCGGCTGGTTTGCGGTGGTCCAATCTCTTCGAACCTGCCACCATTGACGATGGGCTCAGCGTGGGTACGGTGATCGTGATGCTGCTAGTGGACGCCGTGCTCTATCTCTTGATCGCGCTCTACATCGAGCAGATAATGCCGGGAGAGTTCGGTGTAGCACAGCCATGGTATTTCCCCTTCACGAAGGAGTTCTGGATACGCAgtcggaccgcctccccacgGGACACACTGTTTAATCGTGAGCAGCAGAGTGCCGCTACCGAGTCGCGATATATCGAGCAGGATCCAGCTGGGTACGCCGGAGTGGAAATTAAACAACTGCGCAAGGTGTACAAAGGAAACAAGGCCGCCGTAGATGGGTTGAATCTACGAATGTTCGAGAATCAGATATCCGTCCTGCTGGGCCATAACGGAGCGGGCAAAACGACGACCATGTCCATGCTGACGGGCGTGTTTTCTCCCACCTCCGGCACGGCTCTTATCAACGGGCACGACATTCGTACCGATATTGACGGGGTCCGTTCGTCGCTGGGACTCTGCCCACAGCATAACGTGCTGTTCGATGAGATGACGGTCGATGAGCATCTGAAGTTCTTCTCCCGGCTGAAGGGTGTCCCGGCCGAGGCTGTCAGTGATGAGATTGACCGATATCTGAAGCTGCTCGAGCTGGTGGATAAGCGCAACGCCCAGTCACAAACGCTGTCCGGTGGTATGAAGCGCAAGCTTGCCGTCGGTATGGCACTGTGCGGTGGTTCGAAGGTAGTGCTGCTCGATGAGCCCACGTCCGGTATGGATCCGTCCGCTCGCCGTGCGCTGTGGAATCTGCTGcagaaggaaaagcaaaaccggACGATGCTTCTGTCCACGCACTTCATGGACGAGGCGGATGTGCTCGGCGATCGGATAGCGATCATGGCGGAAGGTAAGCTGAAAGCGGTTGGATCGCCCTTCTTCCTGAAGAAAACGTTTGGCGTCGGGTATCGGTTGATCTGCGTGAAGGATGCACGGTGCGATAAGGAGCGGTTGTTGGGCATACTGCGGAGATACATCCCGGACGTCAAGATCGATACGGACATCGGTTCGGAGCTGTCGTTTGTGCTGAAGGAGGACTACATCGATGtgttccagcggctgctggagGACATCGAGCAGCAGATGACTAGCTGCGGCATCACGAGCTACGGCATCTCGCTTACCACGATGGAGGAAGTGTTTTTGAA GGCTGGCAGTGATAGTTTTGATGAAACAGGAACCCACACTAACGGCGCCGTTGTGGAGACAGGCAGTACAGAAT ATGCATTAGATCGGCTGCACCTGCTGACCGGTAAGGAGCTCCTGCTCAATCAAATACAAGCACAGCTGCTGAAGAAGTATCTCTCCACCATACGAGCCTGGATCCCGCTGGTCATGATGTTTGTGATTCCCATATTCTTCGTCGGCATGACGTTTATCATCACGAGAAGCATTTCGGCGGGCAAGGATCTTCCGGCGCTAGAGATCACCATGGATTCGTACGAGAAGGCCATCACTGTGCTGGAGAGTACGAACGGAGATCCACAGCGAGTTGAAGCCTTCCAAAACATGTTTGCGGCACGCGAACTAATCACCATCACCGAGGACATGACGGAGTACGTTGTGCGTAAG TCCATAGAAGACATTGCCACGGTCAATACGCGCTACTTTGTGGGTGCGACGATCGCGGCCGGTTCATCGTACGTGGGGTGGTTCAACAACAAGGCCTACCACACGGCACCGCTAGCCCTGAATCTAATCTACAACGCCATCCTGCAGGCCCAGTGCACCGAGTGCCGGTTGCATGTGGTGAACAAACCGCTTCCGTACCGGTTGGACACGCAGCTGAAGAAGCTCAACACGGGCCTGAACGCCGGCTTCCAGCTAGCGTTCAACACGGGCTTCGCGATGGCATTCGTGTCCGCACTGTACATCATGTTCTACATCAAGGAGCACACGTCACGTGCGAAGCTGCTTCAGTTCGTTAGCGGCACCAACGTGACCCTGTTCTGGCTGCTCGCATTCATCTGGGACTACACGCTGTTCGTGCTGAACAGTCTCGTTTACATCGCCACGGTTGCCATCTTCCAGGAGGAAGGATGGTCCACGTTCGAAGAGTTGGGACGagcgtttctgctgctgctgttcttcGGATTCGCTACCATCCCGGTAACGTACATGTTCTCCTTCCTGTTCAGCGTGTCGGCCACCGGGTTCGTACGCATGATGTTCTTGAACGTGCTGTCGGGGGCGATATTTTTCACCGCCGTCAACATCCTCAAGTTTGACGGCATCGATCTGAACGATGTGGCCGACGGTCTCGAGTGGGTGTTTATGTTCTTCCCGAACTTTGTGCTCAGCCATGGGCTGAACAATCTGAATGCCGCCTCCAGCACCGAGAGCTTCTGTAGGAGGGCATGCGATCTGCTCGGTCCGCAATGTGTCGTTAACGATTTATGCTTGGTCGAGGCCCGTTGCTGCGATCTGGAAGTGTTCTCCTTCGGTAAGGTTGGCATCGTGCGCAATctactgttttgtttgctgatcgGGTGCGTCTGCTTCTCGCTGCTGTTTATGCTGGAGTACGGTGTGCTGCAACGCTTGTTCCGCCGCAAGCCCAAAGTCACCCCGTCGGGCGCGCTCGGTCCCGTGAACGCGGAGCAGGACTCGGACGTGCTGGATGAGAAGCGCCGCATTCAGAATCTCAACCGAAAGGACATCGATGCGCATAACTTGGTGTTGCGCGATGTGACGAAGTACTACGGGAACTTCCAAGCCGTAAACAACCTATCGATCGGCATCAACCATTCCGAGTGCTTCGGACTGCTCGGCATCAACGGGGCCGGTAAGACGACCACCTTCAAGATGATGACCGGCGACGAGGAAATATCGTCCGGCGATGCCTGGGTTAAGGGTATCAGCCTGCGTGGAGATATGAACCGGGCACATCGTCAGATTGGCTACTGTCCGCAGTTTGACGCGCTGCTCGAGGATCTGACGGGCCGGGAAACGTTGCGCATCTTCGCCCTGCTGCGTGGAGTACGCAGCCAGGAGGTGAAAAATGTGTCCTACATCCTGTCGGAAGAGTTGAACTTTGCCAAGCATCTGGACAAGCGCACGAAAGCGTACAGTGGAGGTAATAAGCGAAAGCTCAGCACGGCACTGGCGCTGCTTGGCAATCCGTCCGTGGTGTATCTGGACGAACCGACCACGGGCATGGATCCGGGTGCGAAGCGACAGTTCTGGGATGTCATTTGCAAGGTGCGCAGCACGGGCAAGTCGATCGTGCTGACATCGCACAGCATGGAGGAGTGTGAGGCCCTGTGCACCCGGCTGGCAATCATGGTGAACGGAGAGTTCAAGTGTCTCGGCTCGACGCAACATCTGAAGAACAAATTCTCGAAAGGGTTCCTGCTCACGGTGAAGGTGGCTCGTGGAACTTCGGACGCGCAGCAAAAGCGTGTCGCCGGTGTGAAGGACTTTGTAATGAGTCGCTTCACGGGAGCCATGTTAAA GGAAGAGTACGAAGACTCGCTCACGTTCCACATACCGGTGACCGATCTGAAATGGTCGCAGATGTTCGGTCTGATGGAAAGCTCGAAAGAGGCGTTGGAGATCGAGGACTACGCCCTTGGGCAGACATCGCTCGAGCAGGTGTTCctgtttttcaccaaataTCAGCGAGTCACCGAGTGA